In Salvelinus alpinus chromosome 22, SLU_Salpinus.1, whole genome shotgun sequence, one genomic interval encodes:
- the LOC139549814 gene encoding olfactory receptor 52E4-like has protein sequence MDNNMSFPSHILQIQGFEFSQTFMYPMFFSILFVYLSLLVSNIGVLIVIIKERNLHQPMYILFCNLSVNDLIGNTVLLPRLMADIVSTERFITYSQCVTQAFFSHTFGSASHMILIIMAFDRYVAICYPLRYTSIMTTKTLVTLSVSAWGASLVLVSVLLGLTIRLSRCSSIILNVYCDNASLFKLSCENVSINNIYGLFFTVLLFTSSMGSIAVTYIRIAVICWTKKSKELNNKALQTCASHLVVYLIMLWSGFLTIILHRFPDYPYLRKLASVLFHVVPAHLNPIIYGLQTKSLRQKIMQILCRKVTHS, from the coding sequence ATGGACAACAACATGTCATTTCCAAGCCATATCCTTCAAATCCAGGGTTTTGAATTCTCACAGACATTCATGTATCCCATGTTTTTCTCCATACTGTTTGTTTATCTCTCCCTCCTTGTGTCTAACATTGGTGTCCTGATAGTCATCATCAAGGAAAGAAATTTGCACCAACCAATGTACATCCTCTtctgtaacctgtctgtaaaTGATCTGATTGGTAACACTGTCTTGTTGCCTCGCCTCATGGCTGATATTGTTTCAACTGAGAGGTTTATCACGTACAGCCAATGTGTTACTCAGGCCTTTTTCAGTCACACGTTTGGATCAGCCTCACATATGATACTGATCATTATGGCCTTTGACAGATATGTGGCCATATGTTACCCGTTAAGGTACACATCAATAATGACAACCAAAACTCTAGTTACGCTGtctgtgtctgcttggggggctTCCCTTGTGTTAGTGTCTGTCCTACTGGGTCTCACCATAAGGCTCTCCCGCTGCAGTTCAATCATTCTAAATGTTTATTGTGACAATGCGTCATTGTTCAAGCTATCCTGTGAGAACGTTTCAATCAACAACATTTATGGACTCTTTTTCACAGTGCTGCTCTTTACTTCTTCAATGGGAAGCATAGCTGTCACTTATATCAGGATTGCTGTGATTTGCTGGACCAAGAAAAGCAAGGAGCTGAACAACAAAGCATTGCAGACCTGTGCAAGCCACCTGGTGGTGTATCTCATTATGCTGTGGAGTGGGTTTCTAACCATCATACTGCATCGCTTTCCAGACTATCCATATTTGAGAAAACTGGCTTCTGTTCTATTTCATGTTGTCCCTGCTCATTTAAATCCAATTATCTACGGCTTGCAAACAAAGTCATTGAGGCAGAAAATTATGCAAATACTCTGTCGGAAAGTTACACACTCATAA
- the LOC139549678 gene encoding olfactory receptor 52B2-like, with the protein MENVSFTLSYKLTLDPFSIPPGGKYPIFFLGIAIYSFGVFCNLTLLSVIVMQRNLHKPMYFILFSLPLNDLIGITAMLPKVLSDIVTETNTVFYPLCVIQGFLLHMYGGAILFILAAMAFDRYVAICQPLRYSTIMTPRNVAVIILLVWGLDLLLILLLFSLQINLPRCRSSIMNVFCDNPSLLKLTCGNTTLNNVIGLFNTALMQIISVSIQIFSYVKILITCLVTRKSDAKSKALNTCVAQLVIFFIFEVVGTFTILSHRFKNVSADLQKIMGMLIFLVSPLMNPIVYGLNASEIRISLLKVFLNKVSA; encoded by the coding sequence ATGGAGAACGTATCCTTCACCCTCAGCTATAAGTTAACTCTGGACCCATTTTCTATTCCACCTGGTGGAAAGTATCCCATCTTTTTCCTGGGCATTGCTATCTATTCATTTGGTGTGTTCTGCAACCTGACCTTACTGTCCGTCATCGTCATGCAAAGGAACCTTCACAAACCCATGTATTTTATTCTCTTCAGTCTTCCTCTCAACGATCTGATAGGAATCACTGCAATGCTCCCAAAGGTGCTGTCAGACATTGTGACTGAGACAAACACGGTCTTTTACCCTCTCTGTGTTATTCAGGGGTTTTTGCTCCACATGTACGGAGGTGCGATTCTCTTTATTCTTGCGGCTATGGCCTTTGATCGTTATGTTGCCATCTGCCAGCCGTTGAGGTACAGTACTATTATGACACCCAGGAATGTGGCAGTCATTATTTTACTGGTTTGGGGTCTTGACCTCCTCTTGATCCTACTGCTGTTCTCTCTGCAGATAAATCTGCCCCGGTGTAGATCCTCCATAATGAATGTGTTTTGTGATAACCCCTCCCTTCTTAAACTCACCTGTGGTAATACTACACTGAATAATGTCATAGGACTGTTTAACACAGCACTCATGCAGATTATAAGTGTATCCATTCAGATTTTTTCCTATGTGAAGATTCTGATCACTTGCTTGGTTACAAGAAAGTCTGACGCTAAGAGTAAGGCTTTGAACACCTGTGTGGCACAGTTGGTCATATTCTTCATATTTGAGGTTGTAGGAACCTTCACAATTTTATCACACAGATTCAAGAATGTCTCAGCTGACTTGCAAAAGATTATGGGCATGCTCATCTTTCTAGTATCTCCACTTATGAATCCAATTGTATACGGGCTGAATGCAAGTGAAATACGAATCTCCCTACTGAAAGTATTTCTCAACAAAGTATCAGCCTGA